The following proteins are co-located in the Paenibacillus sp. JNUCC32 genome:
- a CDS encoding aminopeptidase, giving the protein MSDFNTYLDKYAELAVKVGVNIQEGQTLVVHAPVDSAEFTRLIAKKAYEAGARLVKILWTDETITRLQFEKAADDVFTEAPKWYAGEMTELVENGAAVLHVLAENPDLLSGIDSERIGNFYKARGEALKQYRAYQQSDKFSWCLVAVPSAAWAAKVFPDVPESEQVGKLWDAIFHTVRVDQENPVEAWNQHLEVLEAKSSVLNAKKYKKLHYVAPGTDLTIELPEGHIWAQGDSINERGHSFVANMPTEEVFTAPLKTGVNGTVHSTKPLSYAGNIINNFSLTFAEGKVVSFTAEQGYETLERLLNMDEGARYLGEVALVPHQSPISESNILYYNTLFDENASNHLALGSAYAFCLEGGKDMNQEQLIQSGLNTSVTHVDFMIGSGDMDIYGVTADGKEEPVFLKGNWAF; this is encoded by the coding sequence ATGTCCGATTTCAATACATACCTGGACAAATATGCCGAGTTGGCCGTAAAGGTTGGAGTCAACATACAGGAAGGGCAAACGCTGGTGGTCCATGCTCCTGTCGATTCCGCCGAGTTTACCCGCTTGATCGCTAAGAAGGCATACGAAGCGGGGGCCCGCCTCGTTAAGATCCTGTGGACCGACGAAACGATAACAAGGCTTCAATTCGAAAAAGCTGCGGATGACGTGTTTACCGAAGCGCCAAAATGGTATGCCGGAGAAATGACGGAGCTGGTCGAGAACGGGGCAGCCGTTCTGCACGTGCTGGCCGAGAACCCCGATCTGCTCAGCGGCATCGATTCCGAGCGCATCGGAAACTTCTACAAGGCGCGCGGCGAAGCATTGAAGCAATACCGTGCCTATCAGCAGTCCGACAAGTTCAGCTGGTGCCTGGTCGCAGTTCCTTCGGCTGCGTGGGCCGCAAAGGTATTCCCGGATGTTCCGGAATCCGAGCAGGTCGGCAAATTGTGGGATGCGATTTTCCACACCGTACGTGTGGACCAGGAGAACCCGGTAGAGGCCTGGAACCAACATCTCGAAGTGCTTGAAGCCAAATCCTCCGTGCTGAACGCCAAGAAATACAAGAAGCTCCACTATGTTGCGCCTGGAACCGATCTTACCATCGAGCTGCCGGAAGGGCACATTTGGGCACAAGGCGACAGCATCAACGAACGAGGACACTCCTTCGTGGCTAACATGCCGACTGAGGAAGTCTTTACCGCTCCGCTCAAAACAGGCGTCAACGGGACCGTACATAGTACGAAGCCATTAAGTTATGCCGGTAACATCATAAACAACTTCTCCCTTACTTTTGCAGAAGGCAAGGTGGTCAGCTTCACGGCGGAGCAAGGGTATGAGACTTTGGAGCGCCTCCTGAACATGGATGAAGGTGCACGTTACCTTGGTGAAGTGGCGCTTGTACCGCATCAATCCCCGATCTCGGAGTCGAACATCCTGTATTACAACACGTTGTTTGACGAGAATGCCTCCAACCACCTGGCGCTCGGCAGCGCTTATGCTTTCTGTCTCGAGGGCGGCAAGGACATGAATCAGGAGCAGCTGATTCAGAGCGGCCTCAATACGAGCGTAACCCATGTCGACTTCATGATCGGCTCCGGCGACATGGATATTTACGGCGTTACGGCAGATGGCAAGGAAGAACCCGTATTCCTGAAAGGAAACTGGGCATTTTAA